The Lacrimispora xylanolytica genome has a segment encoding these proteins:
- a CDS encoding DUF3810 domain-containing protein — translation MEETKKENKRLLIASAVMFFISLLLQVMARNVPGFGEWYSKSIYPLIVGILGGITGLFPFALLEVLSILFFLFFLIYAIRSIRNLKKILISSIFTLTLLFFLFTINCGINYYRRPFSAYSGLSIKESSIEDLILLCENLTETLNRMSGSETSKLELKGMGAESVAAMKQLGQLYPELDGFYPQPKPLLWSYIFSIQQLCGQYSPFTAEAIYNRSMPDYNIPHTLCHELSHLRGFMREDEANFIGYLACIGSDELSFQYSGYLTGWIYATNALEGADPQAYAKVSGMLSDRIWDDLKYNTEFWGKYEGKTAEVSNQLNDTYLKLNSQSDGVKSYGRMVDLMLAYHQWEKGTQPKSIEIILRE, via the coding sequence TTGGAAGAAACAAAGAAGGAAAATAAACGGCTTCTCATCGCATCTGCGGTGATGTTTTTTATCTCCCTGCTTTTGCAGGTCATGGCAAGAAACGTTCCTGGATTTGGGGAGTGGTATTCTAAGTCCATCTATCCTTTGATCGTCGGGATTCTGGGAGGGATCACCGGTCTATTTCCTTTTGCTCTTTTAGAGGTGCTATCCATTCTCTTTTTTCTTTTCTTTCTCATTTATGCCATCCGTTCCATCCGTAATTTGAAGAAAATTCTAATCAGTAGTATTTTTACTCTTACCCTGCTCTTTTTTTTATTTACCATAAATTGCGGCATTAATTATTACCGCAGGCCATTTTCCGCCTATTCCGGTCTTTCTATAAAGGAATCTTCTATTGAGGACTTGATTTTACTTTGTGAGAATCTGACTGAAACTCTAAACCGTATGTCAGGGTCAGAAACAAGTAAGCTGGAATTAAAAGGCATGGGTGCAGAAAGTGTTGCCGCCATGAAACAGCTGGGCCAGTTATATCCGGAGCTTGACGGATTTTATCCTCAGCCAAAGCCGCTTTTATGGTCTTATATTTTCTCCATACAGCAGCTTTGCGGACAGTATTCTCCCTTTACCGCAGAGGCCATATATAACCGTTCCATGCCAGATTATAACATTCCCCATACTCTCTGCCATGAGCTGTCTCATTTAAGAGGCTTTATGAGAGAAGATGAGGCCAATTTTATCGGCTATCTGGCCTGTATCGGCTCCGATGAGCTGTCATTTCAGTACAGCGGGTATCTCACCGGCTGGATCTATGCCACCAATGCCCTGGAAGGAGCAGATCCCCAGGCATACGCAAAGGTCTCCGGCATGCTTTCTGACCGGATTTGGGACGATCTTAAGTATAATACGGAATTTTGGGGCAAATATGAAGGAAAGACGGCGGAAGTGTCAAATCAGCTGAATGATACTTATCTAAAGCTGAACAGCCAGTCAGACGGAGTTAAAAGCTATGGAAGAATGGTAGATTTAATGCTGGCTTATCACCAGTGGGAGAAGGGGACACAGCCTAAGTCTATTGAAATAATTCTCAGGGAATGA
- the lepB gene encoding signal peptidase I, whose protein sequence is MKRDETMQNEQKPFSWKDEIISWIKIIVTAAVIAFVLNNFIIANSRVPSGSMEKTIMTGDRVIGSRLSYYFSDPQRDDVVIFHFPDDPTGKTYYVKRIIGLPGDTVDIRDGKVYLNNSETPLDEPYLPEPMEPEEEAHFTVPEDSYFMLGDNRNFSADARRWNHKYVKKNKIIAKVLFRYYPSIKKIQ, encoded by the coding sequence ATGAAGAGAGACGAAACCATGCAAAATGAGCAGAAACCGTTTAGCTGGAAGGATGAGATCATAAGCTGGATTAAGATCATCGTCACAGCAGCTGTCATTGCGTTTGTGCTTAACAACTTTATCATTGCTAACAGCAGAGTGCCAAGCGGATCTATGGAAAAGACCATAATGACAGGAGACCGGGTCATCGGATCCCGGCTTTCCTATTACTTTTCTGATCCACAGCGCGACGATGTGGTCATCTTCCACTTTCCTGATGATCCCACCGGCAAGACTTATTACGTGAAGCGTATCATAGGGCTTCCAGGAGATACCGTTGATATTCGAGACGGAAAGGTTTACTTAAATAATTCTGAGACCCCATTGGACGAGCCATACTTACCAGAACCAATGGAACCAGAAGAAGAGGCCCACTTTACGGTCCCTGAAGATTCTTATTTCATGCTGGGAGATAATCGTAATTTCTCCGCTGATGCCAGACGCTGGAATCATAAATATGTGAAAAAGAACAAGATCATTGCAAAGGTCTTATTCCGGTATTATCCATCGATTAAAAAAATTCAGTAA
- a CDS encoding NAD(P)-dependent oxidoreductase, which produces MKKIGFIGVGIMGKSMVRNLMKAGFEVGIYTRTREKAEDVILEGAIWYPDPASCARDKDCVITIVGYPKDVEEVYFGEEGILKGADPGTCLIDMTTTSPELAKRIYEEAGKKGCKAIDAPVTGGDTGAREGTLTILAGGDQEDFDRCLPVFEAMGKAIRYTGGPGNGQHTKMCNQIAIAGSIAGVCEAITYARANGLDDRNMVESIATGAAGSAQLNAQAPKILSNDFEPGFFIKHFIKDMKIAEEEAARAGVSLGVLTYIRSMYENMEENGHGDEGTQALIKYYQW; this is translated from the coding sequence ATGAAAAAAATCGGATTTATCGGCGTGGGAATCATGGGAAAGTCCATGGTGAGAAACTTAATGAAGGCTGGTTTTGAAGTTGGAATCTATACAAGAACCAGAGAAAAGGCAGAGGACGTTATTTTGGAAGGTGCCATCTGGTATCCGGATCCAGCCTCCTGTGCCAGGGATAAGGACTGTGTCATTACCATTGTAGGATATCCCAAAGATGTGGAAGAGGTCTATTTTGGAGAAGAAGGAATCCTGAAAGGGGCAGATCCAGGAACTTGTCTCATTGACATGACGACCACAAGTCCTGAGCTTGCAAAACGGATTTATGAAGAGGCAGGAAAAAAAGGCTGTAAGGCCATAGATGCGCCTGTGACCGGAGGGGATACGGGAGCCAGAGAAGGAACCCTGACCATATTAGCAGGAGGCGATCAGGAAGATTTTGACCGCTGTCTTCCTGTATTTGAAGCCATGGGAAAGGCCATTCGGTATACGGGAGGCCCGGGAAATGGACAGCATACCAAAATGTGCAACCAGATTGCCATCGCAGGTTCTATCGCAGGGGTATGTGAAGCAATCACCTATGCCAGGGCAAATGGACTGGATGACAGGAATATGGTGGAATCCATAGCCACAGGAGCCGCCGGAAGTGCCCAGTTAAATGCCCAGGCCCCAAAGATTCTATCAAATGATTTTGAACCGGGATTTTTTATCAAGCATTTTATCAAAGATATGAAGATTGCGGAGGAAGAGGCTGCGCGGGCTGGTGTCAGTCTGGGAGTCCTTACCTATATCCGCTCCATGTATGAGAATATGGAAGAGAATGGGCATGGAGATGAGGGAACTCAGGCCCTGATTAAATATTATCAGTGGTAA
- a CDS encoding mechanosensitive ion channel family protein yields MILYMLTTSTADESLAIFSEEVQENLEQLKPNVLLETIKGWGPHLIAFGIKLLIALIIFFIGSRLIKMTHHILERSFKKMDMEISVRKFLLSVLNAMLYCFLAFVIADQIGVSSASIIALLGSASIAIGLAVQGSLANFAGGVLILLMKPFRVGDYIIARDGEGTVRTIGLVYTILTTADNKQVVIPNGTLANSALTNVTAMDKRRLDVLIRISYGSDLKKAKQVLEEIIKNHRWILKEEPMEVYVSDLTEQSVIIGIRGWALMEHYWTVRAEVLEQIKLRLEEEGIEVPHNLLSLYGKEQV; encoded by the coding sequence ATGATATTATATATGCTCACTACCTCAACAGCAGATGAGTCCCTGGCTATTTTTAGTGAAGAGGTCCAGGAGAACTTAGAGCAGTTAAAGCCCAATGTCCTTCTTGAGACCATTAAGGGCTGGGGGCCTCATCTCATAGCATTTGGAATTAAGCTATTGATTGCTCTTATTATATTTTTTATCGGCTCAAGGCTTATCAAGATGACTCATCATATCTTGGAGCGGTCCTTTAAAAAGATGGACATGGAAATCAGCGTAAGGAAGTTTTTGTTGTCCGTACTGAACGCCATGCTGTACTGCTTTCTGGCCTTTGTCATCGCAGACCAGATCGGTGTAAGCTCAGCTTCTATTATAGCACTTCTTGGATCCGCCAGTATTGCCATTGGACTTGCGGTCCAGGGAAGCCTTGCTAATTTTGCCGGAGGCGTATTGATTCTTCTCATGAAACCATTCCGGGTAGGAGATTATATCATTGCCAGAGATGGAGAAGGCACTGTGCGCACCATTGGTCTGGTCTATACCATACTGACCACGGCGGACAATAAGCAGGTTGTTATTCCAAACGGCACTCTGGCAAATTCTGCCCTCACCAACGTAACTGCCATGGACAAGCGGAGGCTTGATGTGCTGATACGGATCAGCTATGGCTCGGATTTAAAAAAGGCCAAACAGGTGCTGGAAGAGATTATTAAAAACCACAGGTGGATTCTAAAAGAAGAGCCCATGGAGGTATATGTCAGCGATCTTACGGAGCAGTCAGTGATCATCGGGATCAGAGGCTGGGCCCTCATGGAACATTACTGGACCGTCCGGGCCGAGGTTTTAGAACAGATTAAGCTTCGGCTGGAGGAGGAAGGAATTGAAGTTCCCCACAATCTCTTATCACTTTACGGGAAAGAACAGGTTTAA
- a CDS encoding nitrous oxide-stimulated promoter family protein — protein MNVSMNVQEKKQSEIKITYRMIALYCRKKHGTRNGLCKECQELEAYARNRTERCPFTETKTFCSQCKVHCYRDDMRERIREVMVFSGKRLFFRHPVMVIRHMIESRKEVES, from the coding sequence GTGAACGTATCAATGAATGTTCAGGAAAAAAAACAAAGTGAAATCAAGATTACATACCGTATGATTGCATTATACTGTAGGAAAAAGCATGGAACAAGAAATGGGCTTTGCAAGGAGTGCCAAGAATTAGAAGCTTACGCACGCAACCGGACAGAGCGCTGTCCCTTTACAGAGACAAAGACCTTTTGCTCCCAGTGCAAGGTACATTGTTACCGGGACGATATGCGGGAGCGAATCCGGGAAGTCATGGTTTTTTCCGGGAAGCGTTTGTTTTTTCGGCATCCGGTCATGGTGATCCGTCATATGATAGAATCCAGAAAGGAAGTAGAATCATAA
- a CDS encoding YbaN family protein, whose product MKIKKKLLCAAGILLTGLGALGAVLPLLPAFPFLMGALYCFARSSDKLHAWFLNTSLYKNHLESYVKKRAMTIKTKLTLSFSLTIAMAIGFFAMSRIPVGQIILAIVWLCHIAFFFFGVKTLKPETTADGII is encoded by the coding sequence ATGAAGATAAAAAAGAAGCTGCTGTGCGCGGCAGGAATTCTTCTTACGGGACTTGGCGCTTTGGGCGCAGTTTTACCGCTGCTCCCTGCGTTCCCCTTTTTAATGGGGGCGCTCTACTGCTTTGCAAGGAGCAGCGATAAGCTGCATGCCTGGTTTTTAAATACCAGTCTTTATAAAAATCATTTGGAAAGCTATGTGAAGAAGCGTGCCATGACAATCAAAACCAAGCTGACACTTTCTTTCAGTTTGACCATTGCCATGGCCATAGGCTTCTTCGCCATGAGCCGGATTCCGGTGGGCCAGATTATCCTGGCAATTGTATGGCTCTGCCATATTGCCTTCTTTTTCTTTGGTGTTAAAACCTTAAAGCCAGAGACTACAGCAGATGGTATTATTTAA